The following proteins are encoded in a genomic region of Flammeovirga pectinis:
- a CDS encoding carbohydrate porin: MQILKKLLSILILILLGQPLFAQERMFEFHSYGRVGVSSSLYEDKVGARLNLTGQGALGGRLEENDYIEMTGVARIDKIFKMTPDKPKIKFVLTTQSFSGDNTFIANNTKTNFVEMYLDIQDTLLNVPFHLWVGSKYFRDKNIDIADYFQFNNLTGQGFGLTVGKTTVSLIKALVSQDQPNNPYGDSNYEDGRQKHVLSIQHVVDINEYNKLNFLGEYHFTGYDSLNDPQFIIDKVSDYGWLLGVMHSYKKENFFNNVTLRYGSRIANGPGDDGWSSRSFINFGNPNNKGQYDGARGINITENFVYDVNKFWGVTGYAVYRYAMGAKLPVYISENRPNQKWDLSIGVRPMIYLMDKIQLMLEYNFQLRDFDEFTNGIVGVDPGLGQMNKFTFAPVYVPTGERSVMARPQIRLVYTIAVYNDVVKDYQLSQYYEAGNAGNLGHYLGLKTEWWF, encoded by the coding sequence ATGCAAATACTTAAAAAACTACTTTCAATCTTAATTCTAATTTTACTTGGGCAACCATTATTTGCACAAGAGCGTATGTTCGAGTTTCATTCCTACGGTAGAGTGGGTGTGTCGTCTTCTCTTTATGAGGATAAAGTGGGAGCTCGGTTAAACCTAACTGGTCAAGGAGCCTTAGGCGGTAGATTAGAAGAAAATGATTATATAGAAATGACAGGTGTTGCAAGGATTGATAAAATCTTTAAAATGACGCCAGACAAACCGAAGATAAAGTTTGTACTTACCACTCAATCGTTCTCTGGTGATAATACTTTTATAGCGAACAATACAAAGACCAACTTTGTAGAGATGTACCTAGATATACAAGACACTTTACTTAATGTTCCGTTTCACCTTTGGGTGGGAAGTAAATATTTTAGAGATAAGAATATTGATATAGCCGATTATTTTCAGTTTAATAACCTAACAGGCCAAGGATTTGGATTAACTGTAGGTAAAACAACGGTTTCATTAATTAAAGCATTGGTTTCTCAAGACCAACCCAATAACCCTTACGGTGATTCTAACTACGAAGATGGTAGACAAAAACACGTGTTATCTATACAACATGTAGTTGATATAAATGAGTACAACAAACTTAATTTTCTTGGAGAATACCACTTCACAGGGTACGATTCTCTCAATGATCCTCAGTTTATAATAGATAAAGTAAGTGATTATGGGTGGTTATTAGGTGTAATGCACAGTTATAAAAAAGAAAATTTCTTTAATAATGTCACTCTTAGGTATGGAAGTAGAATAGCCAATGGTCCCGGTGATGATGGGTGGTCTTCTCGATCGTTTATCAACTTTGGAAACCCAAATAATAAAGGGCAATATGATGGAGCGCGAGGTATTAATATTACAGAAAACTTTGTTTATGACGTAAATAAATTTTGGGGTGTTACAGGTTATGCCGTCTATAGGTATGCAATGGGGGCAAAACTACCAGTTTATATTTCAGAAAATAGACCAAATCAGAAATGGGATTTATCTATAGGAGTTCGACCTATGATTTATCTAATGGATAAAATTCAATTAATGTTAGAGTACAATTTTCAACTGAGGGATTTTGATGAGTTTACCAATGGAATTGTAGGTGTAGATCCTGGGTTGGGTCAGATGAATAAATTTACTTTTGCACCTGTGTATGTACCAACTGGAGAACGGTCTGTAATGGCAAGACCTCAAATTAGATTAGTGTATACAATAGCTGTTTATAATGATGTTGTTAAAGATTATCAGCTTTCTCAATATTACGAAGCGGGTAACGCCGGCAACCTAGGACATTATTTAGGGTTGAAAACAGAATGGTGGTTTTAA
- a CDS encoding metal-dependent hydrolase, giving the protein MKIKFLGHASLLIEFGGKNLLVDPFITPNELAKDIDIDTLDVDYILVTHGHQDHVVDVEAIASRTKAPIISNFEIVSYYGEKGFEGHPMNHGGKFTFDFGTVKYVNAVHSSVLPDGTYGGNPGGFVLWNDNESIYIAGDTALTMDMKLIPKTCPKLDVAILPVGDNFTMGYEDALFAAEYIECNNIIGYHFDTFPPIKIDHEKAISLFKSSGKHLTLPSVGQTI; this is encoded by the coding sequence ATGAAAATTAAATTTCTAGGGCACGCCTCTCTGTTAATAGAGTTTGGAGGTAAGAACCTTTTAGTAGATCCATTTATTACACCCAATGAATTGGCAAAAGACATCGATATCGACACCCTTGATGTTGATTATATCTTGGTTACTCATGGCCATCAAGACCACGTTGTTGATGTAGAAGCAATTGCTTCACGCACTAAAGCACCTATTATCTCTAACTTCGAAATTGTTTCTTATTATGGTGAAAAAGGATTTGAAGGACACCCTATGAACCACGGAGGTAAGTTTACCTTTGATTTTGGTACAGTTAAGTATGTAAATGCAGTTCACTCTAGTGTGCTTCCTGATGGAACGTATGGTGGAAACCCTGGAGGTTTTGTACTATGGAACGATAATGAATCGATCTATATTGCTGGAGATACAGCTCTAACAATGGATATGAAACTCATTCCAAAAACATGTCCTAAATTAGATGTTGCTATTTTACCTGTTGGAGATAATTTCACGATGGGTTATGAAGATGCACTTTTTGCTGCGGAATATATTGAATGTAATAACATTATTGGGTATCATTTTGACACATTCCCTCCTATCAAAATAGACCACGAAAAAGCTATTTCATTATTTAAAAGTAGTGGAAAGCACCTTACATTACCAAGTGTAGGACAAACGATATAA
- a CDS encoding sulfate/molybdate ABC transporter ATP-binding protein, translated as MIEIAIQKAFPNKKDGFSIAINFEVNEGDFVGIYGPSGAGKTTLLRLITGLSTPDKGYLKVGGKEWFNSNLKIDLPPQKREVGMVFQDFALFPNMTVHENLKYALKKGTDKAIINQLIEIMELSDLIDQYPSTLSGGQKQRVGMARAMVQSPKVLLLDEPLSALDPKMRQKLQLYLIELHKQLKPTIFMISHDIGELYKLTHQVIGINDGKVAKIASPQEFFSSADLSGKFKFTAEILAIEKHDILHVATLFIGNHLVKVILDKDEVDSFSIGDKVTVAAKAFNPSIYK; from the coding sequence ATGATAGAGATCGCTATTCAGAAAGCATTCCCAAATAAAAAAGATGGCTTTTCTATTGCTATCAATTTTGAGGTAAATGAAGGAGATTTTGTAGGTATATACGGACCTTCAGGAGCAGGAAAAACTACGTTATTACGGTTAATTACTGGCTTATCAACTCCAGATAAAGGGTATTTAAAGGTAGGTGGAAAAGAGTGGTTTAATTCAAATCTAAAAATTGATTTACCTCCTCAAAAAAGAGAAGTAGGAATGGTATTTCAAGATTTTGCATTGTTCCCAAACATGACTGTTCATGAGAATTTAAAATATGCTCTTAAAAAAGGAACAGACAAAGCAATTATAAACCAATTGATTGAGATTATGGAATTATCAGACTTGATAGACCAATATCCCTCAACACTATCTGGAGGACAAAAGCAAAGAGTGGGAATGGCAAGAGCAATGGTACAGTCTCCTAAAGTGTTATTATTAGACGAGCCCCTCTCTGCCCTAGACCCAAAAATGAGACAGAAACTGCAACTTTATCTTATTGAATTACATAAACAACTTAAGCCTACCATTTTTATGATAAGCCATGATATTGGTGAACTTTATAAACTAACACATCAAGTAATTGGAATTAATGATGGGAAAGTAGCAAAAATTGCATCTCCTCAAGAGTTTTTCTCTTCTGCAGATCTAAGCGGAAAGTTTAAGTTTACAGCAGAAATATTAGCAATAGAGAAACATGATATTTTACATGTGGCTACACTTTTTATTGGTAACCACCTTGTAAAAGTAATTCTTGATAAAGATGAAGTTGATAGTTTTTCAATCGGAGATAAAGTCACAGTAGCAGCAAAAGCATTTAACCCAAGTATTTATAAATAA
- the modB gene encoding molybdate ABC transporter permease subunit, with amino-acid sequence MIDWSPLLLTFKLACITTLCLLFIGIPLALFISRQKSYIKAILESIVSLPIVLPPTVLGFYLLLAFSPNNIFGKWLDDTFGLRLIFSFTGLVVGSLIYSLPFMVQPVQAGFQSLPKQLSEAAILLGKSKINILFKVLLPNMKPAILTGIVLSFAHTIGEFGVVLMIGGNISNKTRVASIAIYDQVERLDYTSAGNYSIVLFIISFCILFSLYFINNSFLKK; translated from the coding sequence ATGATTGATTGGTCTCCTTTACTGCTTACATTCAAACTAGCTTGCATCACTACATTATGCTTGTTATTTATAGGTATTCCTTTGGCATTATTTATATCACGTCAAAAATCTTATATCAAAGCAATCTTAGAAAGTATTGTTAGTTTACCAATTGTGTTACCCCCTACAGTTCTCGGCTTTTACCTCTTATTGGCTTTTAGTCCGAATAATATATTTGGAAAATGGTTAGACGATACTTTTGGTTTACGCCTTATTTTTTCTTTCACAGGTTTAGTAGTGGGTAGTTTAATTTACAGCCTTCCGTTTATGGTTCAGCCTGTACAAGCAGGTTTTCAAAGTTTGCCCAAACAGTTGTCTGAAGCTGCTATCCTTTTGGGGAAGAGTAAAATTAATATTCTCTTTAAAGTACTTCTCCCTAACATGAAACCTGCAATTTTAACTGGTATTGTCTTGTCTTTTGCACATACAATCGGAGAGTTTGGTGTAGTACTAATGATTGGTGGAAATATATCTAATAAAACTAGGGTAGCATCAATTGCTATTTATGACCAAGTAGAAAGGCTAGACTATACGAGTGCTGGTAATTACTCTATTGTGTTGTTTATTATTTCGTTTTGTATCTTGTTTTCTCTTTACTTCATTAACAATTCGTTCCTCAAAAAATAA
- a CDS encoding TOBE domain-containing protein, whose protein sequence is MNSLKGKITEVISEGIASLVHVNCSSISFSIVVLDNKETNQKLKVDYPVCILFKNTEVIISTTSLEVSSIENSFQGKIIDIDNGKIMCNLIIATAIGNIKALITSQQLNVLNLSLDTNVYLGIKSNEIMIAYD, encoded by the coding sequence GTGAATTCGTTAAAAGGTAAAATTACAGAAGTCATATCTGAAGGAATAGCTTCTTTAGTACACGTAAATTGTTCTTCTATCAGTTTCTCGATTGTTGTTTTAGATAATAAAGAGACAAATCAGAAATTGAAAGTTGATTACCCAGTTTGTATACTTTTTAAAAATACCGAAGTAATTATAAGTACAACTTCTTTAGAAGTAAGTAGTATTGAAAATTCATTTCAAGGAAAAATTATTGATATTGACAACGGGAAAATCATGTGCAATTTAATTATTGCTACTGCTATTGGAAATATAAAGGCCTTAATAACTTCCCAACAATTAAATGTTTTAAATTTATCACTTGATACAAATGTCTACCTTGGTATTAAATCAAATGAAATTATGATTGCATATGATTGA
- the modA gene encoding molybdate ABC transporter substrate-binding protein, giving the protein MRYILSNLILVVLLTNCTSENNNKLQIATASNMQFVSKKLCEAFTQETNIECEMIVSSSGKLCAQIISGAPFDIFISADMKYPEILFNENKTLGRPKIYTQGKLVLWSLKDTLFNTLDILKNNNVKHICIANPVTAPYGIAAAETIKKKFGNTINQKIVKGESISQTNQFILSKAADFGFTSLFIVNSDFLKNKGKWIMVEDSLYQPIKQGIVTIKGDRVKLAQQFEQFILSEKGQKIIDPLNN; this is encoded by the coding sequence ATGAGATATATACTTTCCAATTTAATTCTAGTAGTATTACTAACTAATTGTACTTCAGAAAACAACAATAAACTTCAAATCGCAACAGCATCAAACATGCAATTTGTAAGTAAAAAACTTTGTGAGGCTTTCACTCAAGAAACTAATATTGAATGTGAAATGATTGTAAGTTCTTCAGGGAAGTTATGTGCTCAAATTATTTCGGGTGCTCCCTTCGATATTTTTATTTCTGCAGACATGAAGTATCCAGAAATACTTTTCAACGAAAATAAAACACTAGGCAGACCAAAAATATATACACAAGGAAAACTTGTTTTATGGAGTTTAAAAGATACCCTTTTTAATACGCTCGATATTCTTAAAAATAACAACGTAAAGCATATCTGCATTGCCAATCCAGTTACTGCTCCTTACGGTATTGCAGCAGCTGAAACAATCAAAAAAAAATTCGGAAATACTATCAATCAAAAAATTGTAAAAGGAGAAAGCATATCTCAAACTAATCAATTTATCTTATCAAAAGCTGCTGACTTCGGTTTCACTTCACTTTTTATTGTAAATTCAGATTTCTTAAAAAATAAAGGAAAATGGATAATGGTTGAGGACAGTTTATACCAACCCATCAAACAGGGTATTGTCACTATAAAAGGTGATAGGGTTAAATTAGCTCAACAATTTGAACAATTTATTTTAAGTGAAAAAGGCCAAAAAATAATTGATCCGCTAAATAATTAA
- a CDS encoding exonuclease domain-containing protein yields the protein MSNFIAIDFETANAKRTSACSIGIAIVENNEVVETQHHLIKPLPDYYVDMNIGIHGITPEMTRNSPTFDIRWEELNALLTKYPLIAHNAAFDLSVLRQTLAAYHMPSPDLDYFCSLVMSRKALPHLSSFRLNALSDYFGIQLDHHNAESDAKAAALIAIKMQEHHTVNSLYELSDKLGTKIGKLKSNGTYSAFGTGRPVKKVKQYEFTAPKNPQPNHRFYNKHVVFTGRLSHLTRKQAMQNVVSIGGHVLPDTLTPQTDFLVVGAQDFKKYGEGFVSSKMKNAELYIKQGYPLFIMGENEFLLSVED from the coding sequence ATGAGTAATTTTATTGCAATTGATTTCGAAACGGCTAATGCAAAAAGAACTTCAGCCTGTTCAATCGGTATTGCTATTGTAGAAAACAATGAAGTGGTGGAAACTCAACATCATTTAATAAAACCTCTACCAGATTATTATGTAGACATGAATATTGGTATTCATGGAATTACTCCTGAAATGACACGTAATTCTCCTACTTTCGATATTCGATGGGAAGAGCTGAATGCATTACTAACCAAGTACCCATTAATTGCTCATAATGCTGCTTTTGATTTAAGTGTTTTAAGACAAACTTTGGCGGCTTACCATATGCCCTCTCCAGATCTAGATTACTTCTGTTCTTTAGTGATGTCTAGAAAAGCACTTCCACATCTTAGTAGTTTTAGACTAAATGCCTTATCAGACTATTTTGGTATTCAACTAGACCATCATAATGCAGAAAGTGATGCAAAAGCAGCTGCTTTAATAGCAATAAAGATGCAAGAACACCATACGGTAAACTCTCTTTACGAACTTTCTGATAAACTAGGTACTAAGATTGGAAAACTAAAAAGTAATGGTACTTACTCTGCTTTTGGAACAGGTAGACCCGTGAAAAAAGTAAAGCAATATGAGTTTACAGCACCTAAAAATCCACAACCTAATCATAGGTTTTACAATAAACATGTGGTATTTACAGGAAGGTTAAGCCATCTTACTCGTAAACAAGCCATGCAAAATGTTGTATCAATTGGTGGACATGTGTTACCAGATACCTTAACTCCTCAAACAGATTTTTTAGTTGTTGGTGCTCAAGATTTTAAAAAATATGGAGAAGGATTTGTCTCCTCAAAAATGAAAAATGCTGAATTATATATTAAACAAGGTTATCCTTTGTTTATTATGGGAGAAAATGAATTTTTATTAAGTGTTGAAGATTGA
- a CDS encoding acetate/propionate family kinase, with protein MKILILNSGSSSIKFQLIDMPSEKVIGKGLIEKIGLPDASITVKNSKDQKEVIRLNIPNHSKGIEFLLSVITDEKLNIINNLEELSAVGHRIVHGGQAFSKSVLVNDDVMHGIEACVELAPLHNPANIKGIQAIEAAIPNIPQVAVFDTAFHHTIPEDRAVYALPIEYYKKYGLRKYGFHGTSHQYITLRAKEIYGDDRTSKIITCHLGNGSSLAAILDGKSVETSMGFSPTDGLMMGTRCGAIDPSTIPFIADHEHLEISDLSDLINKKSGLLGISGVSSDYRDVASAAKKGNKDAELALNMFHYDVKKYIGTYMATLGGVDSIIFTGGIGENAKVARKIICSGLEAFGIEIDDAKNDAVMGIEADISTDSSKVRICVIPTDEEVMIARDTFSIVTEAKK; from the coding sequence GTGAAAATTCTCATACTTAACTCTGGAAGTTCTTCTATAAAGTTCCAACTAATTGACATGCCTTCTGAAAAAGTGATAGGTAAAGGATTAATTGAAAAAATAGGTCTTCCAGATGCTTCAATAACAGTTAAAAACAGTAAGGACCAGAAAGAAGTAATTAGGCTAAACATTCCAAATCATTCAAAAGGTATTGAATTTTTATTAAGTGTCATCACTGACGAAAAACTTAATATTATTAATAACCTAGAAGAATTATCTGCTGTTGGACATAGAATTGTACACGGTGGACAAGCATTTTCTAAGAGTGTTTTAGTGAATGATGATGTAATGCATGGTATCGAAGCTTGTGTTGAATTAGCTCCTTTACATAATCCTGCAAATATTAAAGGTATTCAAGCAATTGAAGCTGCAATCCCAAATATTCCTCAGGTAGCTGTATTTGATACTGCTTTTCACCATACTATACCAGAGGACAGAGCTGTTTATGCATTACCAATTGAATACTATAAAAAGTATGGTTTGCGTAAATATGGTTTCCATGGTACGAGTCATCAATATATAACTCTTCGTGCAAAAGAAATTTATGGAGATGATAGAACATCAAAAATAATTACTTGTCACTTAGGAAATGGTAGTTCTTTAGCGGCAATTTTAGATGGGAAATCTGTAGAAACATCTATGGGCTTCTCTCCTACTGATGGCCTAATGATGGGTACTCGTTGTGGTGCTATTGACCCAAGTACAATTCCATTTATTGCTGATCATGAGCATTTAGAAATTTCTGATCTATCAGACTTGATTAATAAAAAATCTGGTTTACTTGGTATTTCTGGCGTTTCTTCTGATTATAGAGATGTAGCTAGTGCTGCCAAAAAAGGCAATAAAGATGCTGAACTAGCATTAAATATGTTCCATTATGATGTAAAAAAATACATTGGTACTTACATGGCTACTTTAGGTGGTGTAGATAGTATTATTTTTACTGGTGGAATTGGAGAAAATGCAAAAGTTGCTCGTAAAATAATTTGTAGTGGTTTAGAAGCTTTCGGAATTGAAATTGATGATGCTAAAAATGATGCCGTAATGGGTATCGAAGCAGATATCAGTACAGATTCATCTAAAGTTAGAATTTGTGTAATTCCAACCGACGAAGAAGTTATGATTGCTAGAGATACTTTCAGCATAGTAACTGAGGCTAAAAAATAA